From a single Stackebrandtia endophytica genomic region:
- a CDS encoding MerR family transcriptional regulator: protein MTRALRPIDLADEHGLSSQAIRNYEAQGVLPPVTRSATGYRQYTPLHAQALRAFLAMRPGHGHQRSVAIMVAAHGDDTDNMFELIDTTHAELLAERGSLAEVTESLAELAGGEATRPMTTGELTVGELAHQLDLHPATLRKWEAAGVLHPQRNPATRYRVYSRSDVTDALIARQLRRGGYLLDQIAEFLVRLREAGDEASLTDLLRTWRTRLERRGEALLAGAAELHRYLRQRAV from the coding sequence ATGACTCGTGCGCTGCGGCCCATCGACCTCGCCGACGAACACGGCCTCTCCTCGCAGGCGATCCGAAACTATGAGGCGCAGGGGGTTCTCCCGCCGGTCACCCGCAGCGCGACCGGCTACCGCCAATACACCCCGCTTCACGCCCAGGCGCTGCGTGCCTTTCTGGCCATGCGTCCCGGTCACGGTCATCAACGGTCGGTGGCCATCATGGTCGCCGCGCACGGCGACGACACCGACAACATGTTCGAGCTGATCGACACCACGCACGCCGAACTTCTGGCCGAACGGGGATCACTGGCCGAGGTCACCGAATCGTTGGCGGAATTGGCCGGTGGTGAGGCGACTCGGCCGATGACCACTGGGGAGCTGACGGTGGGCGAACTGGCGCACCAACTCGACCTGCACCCGGCGACCCTGCGCAAATGGGAGGCCGCGGGCGTCCTCCACCCACAACGGAACCCGGCCACCCGCTACCGGGTGTACTCGCGGTCGGACGTCACCGACGCCTTGATCGCCCGTCAACTGCGGCGCGGTGGTTACCTCCTCGATCAGATCGCCGAGTTCCTCGTCCGGCTGAGAGAGGCCGGTGACGAGGCGAGCCTGACCGACCTGCTGCGCACCTGGCGTACCCGGCTGGAACGACGCGGCGAAGCGCTGTTGGCCGGTGCCGCCGAACTGCACCGATATCTGCGTCAGCGTGCCGTCTGA
- a CDS encoding erythromycin esterase family protein — protein MEYRATPSAISDLAAVPLERAFDDLLGRRPRRPLIALGEPTHGVAEFLRLRNDLVAHLVTRHDCRTITVESDCLAATLVDDYVTGGDQGFEAVMVAGFSHGFGHAAGNRELVSWLRDHNAAQPADRQVRFHGFDGPMELYSMPTPRTAITPVSTYLRDNGVQPPVSVEEVDRLLGDDADWTDAAALSDPTRSIGDSHRVRALRLAVDDLVTTLESRSPALLAASSETALHRARMRLRTAQWVLRYHVAAADHGPHRIAAMLGLRDALMAANLLDSAANAPGPALAFGHNSHLRRRESTWFFAGAQQRWWSGGAIAATTLGDRYLHIATDLAGGDFPPDTLHGLLGPVVTGGALFDAAH, from the coding sequence ATGGAATACCGAGCTACCCCGTCCGCGATATCCGATCTGGCCGCCGTCCCTCTGGAGAGGGCATTCGACGACCTACTGGGGAGACGACCGAGGAGGCCGTTGATCGCGCTGGGCGAACCGACCCACGGTGTGGCGGAATTCCTGCGGCTGCGTAACGACCTGGTGGCGCATCTGGTGACCCGTCACGACTGCCGGACGATCACAGTGGAGAGTGACTGCCTGGCCGCGACCCTGGTCGACGACTACGTGACCGGCGGGGACCAGGGTTTCGAAGCCGTCATGGTCGCCGGTTTCAGCCATGGTTTCGGCCACGCGGCGGGCAACCGTGAACTAGTCAGTTGGCTTCGCGACCACAACGCCGCTCAACCGGCCGACCGACAGGTGCGATTTCACGGCTTCGATGGCCCCATGGAGCTGTACTCGATGCCGACGCCTCGTACCGCGATCACCCCGGTATCGACCTATCTCCGCGACAACGGCGTGCAGCCGCCGGTGTCCGTCGAGGAGGTTGATCGGCTCCTGGGCGACGACGCCGACTGGACCGATGCCGCTGCCCTGTCCGACCCGACACGGTCCATCGGTGACAGCCATCGGGTTCGAGCCCTTCGGCTGGCCGTCGATGACCTGGTCACGACATTGGAGTCGCGGTCCCCGGCGCTGCTGGCCGCCTCATCCGAAACCGCCCTGCACCGCGCCCGGATGCGATTGCGGACCGCACAGTGGGTGCTTCGCTATCACGTCGCGGCGGCCGACCACGGCCCTCATCGCATCGCGGCGATGCTGGGGCTGCGAGACGCGCTCATGGCGGCGAATCTGCTGGATTCGGCGGCGAACGCACCCGGACCGGCCCTGGCGTTCGGTCACAACTCCCACCTCCGGCGCCGCGAATCCACCTGGTTCTTCGCCGGGGCGCAACAGCGCTGGTGGAGCGGTGGCGCGATCGCGGCGACCACATTGGGCGATCGCTATCTACACATCGCGACCGACCTCGCCGGAGGTGACTTCCCACCGGACACGTTGCACGGCCTACTGGGACCGGTGGTCACCGGTGGCGCGCTGTTCGACGCGGCACACTGA
- a CDS encoding class I SAM-dependent methyltransferase, which produces MTQDDDAQRLRDAMYGEINLGAFSLFSGGFINYGYWNVIPNGPISAAERTESQAELYRRVVAQLNVGDSDHLLELGSGIGAGAALVAEHFGPRKLSCLDRSPEQLERAEANTVEVRRRYPDRVEFRQGSMTDIPWPAETFNGVYSVEALQHVDDLDATAREVSRVLVPGGRFSTATFFEPDEAPSSVEPELLETVDSGVDVLRPVGEFAAALQNAGLDEVSVTSLGDHVWVGMDRWIAQTEYADSWGRNWLRAWHSGWVDYFLITAHKPT; this is translated from the coding sequence ATGACTCAGGATGACGACGCACAACGGCTTCGCGACGCCATGTACGGCGAAATCAACCTCGGGGCGTTCTCGCTGTTCTCCGGGGGTTTCATCAACTACGGCTACTGGAACGTGATACCCAACGGCCCGATCTCCGCGGCCGAACGCACCGAGAGCCAGGCGGAGTTGTATCGGCGGGTCGTCGCACAGCTCAACGTCGGCGACTCCGATCACCTGCTGGAGTTGGGAAGTGGCATCGGCGCCGGGGCCGCGTTGGTCGCCGAGCACTTCGGACCCCGGAAGCTGTCGTGTCTGGATCGGTCGCCGGAGCAGTTGGAACGCGCCGAGGCCAACACCGTCGAGGTGCGCAGGCGTTATCCGGACCGGGTGGAGTTTCGACAGGGCTCGATGACCGACATCCCCTGGCCTGCGGAGACGTTCAACGGCGTCTACTCGGTGGAGGCCTTGCAGCACGTCGATGATTTGGACGCGACCGCCCGAGAGGTGTCGCGGGTTCTGGTCCCCGGCGGCCGGTTCTCGACCGCGACGTTCTTCGAACCCGATGAGGCGCCCAGCTCCGTCGAACCGGAACTGCTCGAGACCGTCGACAGCGGAGTTGACGTCCTGCGCCCGGTCGGCGAGTTCGCCGCGGCCTTGCAGAACGCGGGCTTGGACGAGGTGTCGGTGACGAGCCTGGGCGATCACGTGTGGGTGGGAATGGATCGCTGGATCGCCCAGACCGAGTACGCCGATTCCTGGGGGCGCAACTGGCTGCGCGCCTGGCACAGCGGCTGGGTGGATTACTTCCTGATCACCGCCCACAAACCCACCTGA